In the Deltaproteobacteria bacterium genome, one interval contains:
- a CDS encoding DUF2442 domain-containing protein has product MTTAVGADPLIREVRVTKDEIVASLADGRVISVPLAWSWRLSEATPAQRANFRLIGAGQGIHWPEVDEDISVEGMLHGSPAPRPRVHPVHEPAKRKASKPRKGAHSPVQRTTGGTGRR; this is encoded by the coding sequence ATGACCACTGCGGTGGGCGCTGACCCCCTTATCCGCGAAGTGCGAGTGACGAAGGACGAGATCGTCGCGTCCCTTGCGGACGGCCGGGTCATCAGTGTTCCCCTGGCGTGGTCTTGGCGACTCTCGGAGGCGACCCCCGCTCAGCGTGCCAACTTCCGGCTGATCGGGGCAGGACAGGGTATCCACTGGCCGGAAGTTGACGAGGACATCAGCGTCGAGGGCATGCTTCACGGCTCCCCCGCGCCGCGTCCCAGGGTGCACCCCGTGCACGAGCCGGCCAAACGAAAGGCGTCCAAACCGCGGAAGGGAGCTCACTCGCCGGTACAGCGGACGACCGGCGGAACCGGCCGCCGTTGA